GACGGGCGGGATCTACGTCTTCATCCGCGACGGGTGGGGCCGACTGCCGGCCTTCCTCTTCGGATGGGCCGAGCTCTCCGTGATCCGCGCCGCCTCGCTCGGCGCGATCTCGACGACGTTCGCCGAGTACGCGCTGCGGGTGCTCGGCTACGACCCGTCGCGGGCGCCGTACGACGACTGGGTGCACTGGGTCGCGGCGGGGGCGATCATCGTCACCTCCGTGTTCAACTACCGGGGCGCGAAGACCGGCTCGCTGGTGCAGAACATCACCACCATCGCCAAGTACGGCGGGCTGCTCTTCATCATCCTGCTGGCGCTGGCGATCGGGCTGCCGCAGACGGGCGGGGCGAACTTCACCCCCGCCAACCCGCCGGGCAGCTTCGCCGTCGGGGCGTTCGGGCTGGCGCTGGTGAGCGCGCTGTGGGCGTTCGACGGGTGGGCGGACCTCAGCTTCGTGGCCGGCGAGGTGAAGGACCCGCGCCGCACGCTGCCGCGGGCGCTCATCATCGGCACGGTGCTGGTGATCGCGATCTACCTGCTGGCCAACGTCGCCTACCTCGCGGTCATGTCGATCGACGAGATCCGGGCGTCGCGGCTGGTGGCGGCGGACGTGGCGCAGCGGCTGATCGGGGCGCCGGGCGTGGTGTTCGTGGCGGTCACGGTGATGCTCTCGACCTTCGGGACGCTGAACGGGACGCTGCTGACGGGGCCGCGCATCTTCTTCGCGATGGCCGACGACCGGCTCTTCTTCGAGCCGGTGGCGCGGGTGCACCCGCGCTTCCAGAGCCCGTACGTCGCCATCCTCATGACGGCGGGGCTGGGCGTGGCGTTCGTGATGCTGCGGACGTTCGAGCAGCTGGCCGACGCCTTCGTGACGGCGATCGTGCCGTTCTACGCCCTGGGCGTGGCGGCGATCTTCCGCCTCCGGAAGCAGGCCGGCTACCAGCCGCCCTTCCGGGTGCCGCTCTACCCAATCGTGCCGCTGCTCTTCATCGCGGCCTCGC
This is a stretch of genomic DNA from Roseisolibacter agri. It encodes these proteins:
- a CDS encoding APC family permease produces the protein MSAIRSPAGDVAAPVVDADSGRTPGSRSTLPRQIGLWSAVAVLIGSTIGSGIFRSPAGIAERLPGPLPMFSVWIVGGLFALCGALTLAEIASGRPETGGIYVFIRDGWGRLPAFLFGWAELSVIRAASLGAISTTFAEYALRVLGYDPSRAPYDDWVHWVAAGAIIVTSVFNYRGAKTGSLVQNITTIAKYGGLLFIILLALAIGLPQTGGANFTPANPPGSFAVGAFGLALVSALWAFDGWADLSFVAGEVKDPRRTLPRALIIGTVLVIAIYLLANVAYLAVMSIDEIRASRLVAADVAQRLIGAPGVVFVAVTVMLSTFGTLNGTLLTGPRIFFAMADDRLFFEPVARVHPRFQSPYVAILMTAGLGVAFVMLRTFEQLADAFVTAIVPFYALGVAAIFRLRKQAGYQPPFRVPLYPIVPLLFIAASLYLLGNALLDPASRWATAGTLGMVLLGVPLYYLTVGRRGR